One window from the genome of Crassostrea angulata isolate pt1a10 chromosome 2, ASM2561291v2, whole genome shotgun sequence encodes:
- the LOC128171353 gene encoding talin-1-like isoform X9, whose translation MYSQHKTMDYSWQTRIPRKGVWLEPGRTLDYYLLRDGDLLEYKKKMRILQIKTLDGMQKKLQVDDSHTVGQLMVTICTKMGISNHEEYSLVREMTDDEKEKTLTLRRDKSIAKDQKKLDEMRKKLHTDDELEWLDHSRTLREQGVLDVDTLLLRRKFFFSDQNVDQRDPVQLNLLYVQSRDAILDGTHPVTQEEAIQLAGIQAHIQFGDYNENKHKTGFLELKEFLPKEYVKTQKIEKRIFAEHKKWVGVHEFEAKAKYTQKCRGLKTYGITFFLVKEKMPGKNKLVPRLLGITKESVVRMDEKTKEILKTWPLTTVKRWAASPNSFTLDFGDYSDSYYSVQTQEGEQISRLIAGYIDIILKRKKDKDHLGIEGSDEAPMYEDSVSPAKATIISRMQGNVSHPDVGNVALPGVMRGGVSGENTISVGSMSSAQHGQVSSEMHHVHGNRQSQNIQEHGLSQSQRALLTCIEEGITSIRQAESQMDKGAALPNLGNDAASKKWRQNMLDLSRQKVGAQLSAMNAATAQLVTMSIDDEIDTSRVGAAVAQITSNIDDFSQDVRMLGALQDDDASRNKLLGAAKRLCGAFSDLLNAAEPGQKEGKSNLITAAKTVGEASQEVMTGIGETADDMDRMYQETLLALAKAVANATAQLVLKAKSVASTTEDQGLQNKVISSATSCALATSQLVACTKNKLIDWATVCTLATDQLEACCKVVAPTISSPACQEQLIDAAKGVAHSVEGIVEAAQQSCRDDKLLADLGAAATAVTQALNDLLQHIKKGAGPTAAGESHEDAVDTILTVTDRLFSSVGDAHEMVRQARQLAQATSSLVGAIRGEAEGHSDSDMQKRLLAAARQLADATANMVEAAKGCASSPNDSEQQKRLRGAAEDLRAATNIAASNALKKKLIRRLENAARRTASATTQLINASKNANKSNTNKTSEHQLTQQCQIMNEQLPLLIQGFRGSETNQDSATAQLQLINASKEFIQPASQLVSAANAAAPTVGDQAASMNMNQAVKTMTTALAELRTASGKAEEMCISLEVDAALDQLTELDRELEEYRRAADSGNLVPLPGETVEASAMKLGSTSKNVGSAMAQLLTAASQGNENYVGVAARDTANALRVLTEATRGVASTSEDIEVRRQVIDSARDVIDKSTHLLEETKRAMNDPENPENQARLNQVAKAVSSALNNCVNALPGQRDVDNAIRQITDSSQELASTKYPSTDRTFQEIQIEINNAAVNLNQAASDIVTASRGTPKQLAESSREYSSSYSEFIKSGLTMAGLSKDGDTQNQIVGGLKNVSMVSSKLLLAAKSVSADPNAPNTKNLLSQAARAVTESINQLINVCTVSAPGQKECDNALRQIQMMKSMLESANEPVTDLSYFECLDSVMEKSKLLGDSMTGITNHAKKGDLENFCDSVGNFSTSVCGLTEAASQAAYLVGIADGASEPGRPGLVDQSQFARANQAIQMACQNLVNPASSQQQYYMAESCRSMVLSAATVVAKHTSALCNACRLASSKTSNPVAKRHFVQSAKDVANSTANLVKAIKALDQDFTEENRQRCAEAAKPLTDAVDELTTFASSPEFASMPAKISPEARKAQEPIVSAGKAMIDGACHMVTAAKQLAVNPKDPPTYQLYSNHSKSVSEAIKRLVSSIKDCAPGQRECDESIDKLNRSIRDLDQASLAAISQSLQQRTEKSLRGFQEQMIGSAREIHDLCSKVKDSAKAEPENLGHRVTMMASYFGPLSDGAVGAASLIQNSKQQTHILDLTKTVAESALQFMYSCKEGGGNPKAPKHTHDNIDTAADNTMDVVQDLLQSLEEAASQAGVVNSMIEKLTKSITKTDEQVMVREGMSFVEYQSNMVSLAKKIAMTTQEMVGKAGVNPGDLGRLANQLTRDYDVLASNSANAAATSNSQDIANRIRTTVQDLGKSCVELVQDAGKVQGDPHDTYARRDLQDHARSVSEKVAFVLAALQSGSRGTQACINAASAVSGIIADLDTTIMFATAGTLCTEGDDSFASHREDILKTAKALVEETKKLVQGAASDQETLAGAAQQAVKTITKLADVVKLGAASLGSNQPEAQVMIINAVKDVASALSDLISATKNASGKNVSDPAMMTLKESAKVMVTNVTSLLKTVKTVEDEAARGTRALESTIEAIGQEVKSYEAGTLPEKKATAEDLIRLTKPITTATAKAVAAGNSGRQEDVIICANMGRKAIFDLLATCRGTASTAETTEVRQKTIAAGKNCAVVYKDLLEQVSTVVQKPSQEAKQTLAARAHQVAVSVQEIVHCSELIKASKEIRWSHIVKGNHGNR comes from the exons ATGTACTCTCAG CACAAGACTATGGACTATTCCTGGCAGACGAGGATCCCAAGAAAGGGGGTGTGGCTGGAGCCAGGCAGGACACTGGACTATTATCTCCTCAGGGACGGG GATTTATTGGAATACAAGAAGAAAATGCGAATTCTACAAATCAAAACGTTGGACGGCATGCAGAAGAAGTTACAAGTAGATGACAGCCACACGGTGGGACAGCTGATGGTCACCATCTGTACCAAGATGG GTATCTCTAACCATGAGGAATACTCCTTGGTCCGCGAGATGACGGACGACGAGAAAGAGAAAACGCTGACTCTCCGCCGAGACAAGTCCATCGCCAAGGACCAGAAGAAACTCGACGAGATGAGAAAGAAACTCCACACGGACGATGAAC TGGAGTGGTTGGACCATTCGCGGACCCTGAGAGAACAGGGGGTGTTGGACGTGGACACACTACTGCTGAGGAGGAAGTTCTTTTTCTCCGACCAAAATGTGGACCAGCGCGACCCTGTACAACTCAATCTGCTATACGTACAG TCCCGAGACGCCATCTTGGACGGGACCCACCCGGTCACTCAGGAGGAGGCGATCCAGCTGGCCGGGATACAGGCACACATACAGTTTGGCGACTACAACGAAAACAAACACAAGACGGGATTCCTAGA attaAAGGAGTTTTTACCAAAAGAATATGTCAAAACACAGAAAATAGAAAAGAGAATATTTGCA GAACACAAGAAGTGGGTTGGCGTCCATGAGTTTGAGGCCAAGGCCAAGTACACTCAAAAATGTCGCGGACTCAAGACTTATGGAATCACTTTCTTCCTTGTCAAA GAAAAAATGCCTGGAAAGAATAAACTGGTGCCCCGCTTACTTGGTATCACAAAAGAAAGCGTGGTTAGGATGGACGAAAAAACCAAAGAG ATCCTGAAGACCTGGCCGCTGACCACAGTCAAGAGATGGGCCGCCTCCCCCAACAGCTTTACCCTG GATTTTGGAGACTACTCAGACTCATATTACTCGGTCCAAACTCAGGAAGGTGAGCAGATATCTCGACTCATCGCTGGATACATCGACATCATCCTCAAACGG AAAAAAGACAAGGACCATCTGGGTATAGAGGGCTCGGACGAGGCCCCTATGTACGAAGACAGCGTGTCGCCAGCCAA GGCGACCATTATTTCCCGTATGCAGGGAAACGTCAGTCATCCCGACGTAGGAAACGTGGCCCTGCCCGGAGTGATGAGAGGCGGAGTCTCGGGGGAAAACACCATCTCCGTCGGGTCAATGTCATCCGCCCAACACGGACAGGTCTCTAGCGAAATGCATCATGTGCATGGCAACAGACAG AGTCAGAACATACAGGAGCACGGTCTGTCCCAGTCCCAGAGGGCCCTGCTGACCTGTATAGAGGAGGGGATCACCTCTATAAGACAGGCCGAGTCTCAGATGGACAAAGGCGCCGCGCTGCCCAACCTCGGAAACGACGCC GCTTCCAAAAAGTGGAGACAGAACATGCTAGACTTGTCACGGCAGAAGGTCGGGGCCCAGCTCTCCGCGATGAACGCCGCCACCGCCCAGCTGGTTACCATGTCGATAGATGACGAGATAGACACGAGCCGCGTGGGTGCTGCCGTGGCACAGAT AACGTCAAACATTGACGACTTCTCTCAGGACGTGAGGATGCTGGGAGCTCTCCAGGACGACGATGCTAGTCGTAACAAACTCCTGGGGGCTGCCAAACGCCTGTGTGGTGCTTTCTCTGACCTCCTGAACGCCGCCGAACCCGGGCAGAAAGAG GGTAAATCTAACCTGATCACTGCGGCTAAGACGGTCGGCGAGGCATCACAGGAAGTGATGACAGGCATCGGAGAGACGGCCGACGACATGGACAGGATGTACCAG GAGACATTGCTAGCTCTTGCTAAGGCAGTGGCCAATGCGACGGCCCAGCTCGTCCTGAAGGCCAAGAGTGTGGCCAGCACCACCGAGGACCAGGGGCTTCAGAACAAGGTCATCAGCTCAGCGACCAGCTGTGCCCTCGCGACGTCACAGCTCGTGGCCTGTACCAAG AACAAACTGATCGACTGGGCGACGGTCTGTACCCTCGCCACAGATCAACTCGAAGCTTGTTGCAAG GTGGTGGCTCCGACCATCAGTAGCCCGGCCTGTCAGGAACAGCTGATAGACGCCGCAAAGGGTGTGGCTCACTCTGTGGAGGGAATCGTGGAGGCGGCCCAGCAGTCCTGCCGCGACGACAAGCTTCTGGCCGACCTAGGCGCCGCAGCCACCGCGGTTACTCAGGCTCTTAACGACCTGCTACAGCACATCAAGAAGGGGGCAGGACCGACCGCG GCTGGGGAATCCCACGAGGATGCAGTGGACACGATCCTGACTGTGACGGACAGACTGTTCAGTAGTGTGGGGGACGCCCACGAGATGGTGAGACAGGCCAGGCAGCTAGCTCAG GCGACCTCTTCATTGGTTGGGGCCATCAGGGGAGAAGCCGAGGGCCACTCTGACTCGGACATGCAGAAGCGGCTCCTGGCCGCCGCCAGACAACTCGCTGATGCCACCGCGAACATGGTGGAAGCTGCCAAG GGCTGTGCGTCGAGTCCGAACGACTCGGAGCAGCAGAAGAGACTACGAGGCGCTGCAGAGGATCTCCGGGCTGCCACAAATATCGCCGCCAGCAACGCCCTCAAAAAGAAACTCATCAGGAGGCTAGAG AACGCCGCGCGTCGTACCGCCTCAGCCACCACACAGCTGATTAACGCCTCAAAGAACGCTAACAAATCCAACACTAACAAAACCTCGGAACATCAACTGACTCAACAATGTCAG ATCATGAATGAACAGCTGCCTCTGTTGATCCAAGGATTCCGGGGATCTGAGACAAACCAGGACAGCGCTACAGCCCAGCTACAACTGATTAATGCCAGCAAGGAATTTATACAG CCTGCCAGTCAGCTGGTATCCGCCGCAAACGCCGCAGCCCCAACGGTTGGAGATCAAGCCGCAAGCATGAACATGAACCAGGCAGTGAAGACGATGACCACCGCGCTCGCTGAGCTGAGAACCGCCTCTGGGAAGGCAGAGGAGATGTGTATCTCACTGGAGGTTGATGCCGCGCTTGATCAGCTGACCGAACTCGACCGCGAGCTGGAGGAGTACCGCAGAGCCGCCGACAGCGGTAACCTTGTGCCACTACCCGGTGAAACG GTGGAGGCGTCGGCCATGAAACTTGGCTCCACCTCTAAGAACGTGGGATCGGCGATGGCTCAGCTACTGACGGCTGCCTCACAG GGCAATGAGAATTACGTGGGTGTAGCAGCCAGGGACACCGCGAACGCTCTCCGCGTGCTGACAGAAGCCACGCGCGGTGTCGCCTCAACCTCAGAAGACATCGAGGTCAGACGGCAAGTGATCGACAGCGCCCGTGACGTAATCGACAAGTCAACGCATCTACTGGAGGAGACGAAGCGAGCCATGAACGACCCAGAAAACCCTGAGAACCAGGCTAGACTTAACCAGGTGGCCAAGGCTGTGTCGAGTGCGCTCAACAACTGTGTGAACGCCCTTCCCGGACAGAGAGACGTGGATAACGCCATCAGACAGATCACAGACTCGAGCCAGGAGCTGGCGTCCACCAAG TACCCGAGCACAGACCGCACGTTCCAGGAGATCCAGATCGAGATCAACAACGCCGCTGTCAATCTCAACCAGGCCGCCAGTGACATCGTCACCGCATCTCGTGGCACACCTAAACAACTCGCCGAGTCATCTCGCGAGTACAGCTCGTCTTACTCAGAGTTCATCAAATCTGGACTCACCATGGCAG GTCTGTCCAAGGATGGAGACACACAGAACCAGATTGTGGGCGGACTGAAGAACGTCTCCATGGTTTCAAGTAAACTGCTGCTGGCCGCCAAATCTGTGTCGGCCGATCCAAACGCTCCCAACACCAAGAATCTGCTCTCGCAGGCCGCCAG AGCGGTGACGGAGAGCATTAATCAGCTGATCAACGTCTGTACTGTGTCGGCTCCAggacagaaggagtgtgataacgccctcagacagatacag ATGATGAAATCTATGCTGGAGAGTGCCAATGAACCAGTGACTGACCTGTCGTATTTCGAATGTCTGGACTCCGTCATGGAGAAATCTAAG CTGTTGGGAGACTCTATGACTGGGATCACGAACCACGCCAAGAAGGGTGACCTGGAGAACTTCTGTGATTCCGTGGGGAACTTCTCAACATCTGTTTGTGGACTCACTGAGGCCGCCTCACAG GCAGCCTACCTTGTGGGCATCGCTGATGGAGCGTCAGAGCCCGGAAGGCCCGGGCTGGTGGACCAGTCCCAGTTTGCCCGGGCTAACCAGGCCATACAGATGGCGTGTCAGAACCTGGTTAACCCGGCCAGCTCCCAGCAACAG TATTACATGGCGGAAAGCTGTAGGTCAATG GTGTTGTCAGCAGCAACAGTGGTTGCTAAGCACACGTCAGCCCTGTGTAACGCCTGTCGCCTGGCCTCCAGCAAGACCTCCAATCCTGTCGCTAAGCGACACTTTGTACAGAGTGCCAAGGACGTTGCCAACAGCACAGCCAACCTGGTCAAGGCCATCAAG GCGCTGGACCAGGATTTCACTGAGGAGAACCGCCAGCGATGTGCGGAGGCCGCCAAACCACTGACAGATGCAGTGGATGAACTCACCACATTTGCCTCCTCTCCCGAGTTTGCCAGCATGCCAGCCAAGATCAGCCCTGAG GCAAGGAAGGCCCAAGAGCCCATTGTGTCGGCAGGTAAGGCGATGATCGATGGAGCGTGTCACATGGTGACGGCCGCCAAACAGCTGGCTGTCAACCCAAAGGACCCGCCCACTTACCAACTGTACTCCAACCACTCCAAGAGTGTGTCCGAGGCCATCAAACGACTCGTGTCCTCCATCAA GGACTGTGCGCCGGGTCAGCGTGAGTGTGACGAGTCGATCGACAAACTGAACCGCTCCATCCGCGACCTGGACCAGGCCTCACTGGCCGCCATCAGTCAGAGTCTACAGCAACGGACCGAGAAATCCCTCAGG GGATTCCAAGAACAGATGATTGGGAGTGCAAGAGAAATCCATGACCTTTGTTCCAAGGTCAAGGACTCAGCTAAAGCAGAGCCGGAGAATCTGGGTCACAGG GTGACAATGATGGCCAGCTACTTCGGCCCACTCTCGGATGGTGCTGTAGGTGCCGCCTCGCTGATCCAGAACTCCAAACAACAGACCCACATCCTGGACCTGACTAAGACCGTGGCCGAGTCGGCACTTCAGTTCATGTACTCCTGTAAGGAAGGGGGAGGCAACCCTAAG GCCCCTAAGCACACCCATGATAACATTGACACAGCAGCAGACAACACAATGGACGTCGTACAGGACCTGTTACAGTCTCTGGAGGAGGCCGCCTCACAGGCCGGCGTAGTCAACAGTATGATAGAGAAACTCACCAAATCAATCACTAAG ACGGACGAGCAAGTAATGGTGAGGGAGGGGATGTCCTTCGTGGAGTACCAGTCCAACATGGTCAGTCTGGCCAAGAAGATCGCCATGACGACGCAGGAGATGGTGGGCAAGGCGGGGGTGAACCCGGGCGACCTCGGGCGACTGGCCAATCAGCTGACACGAGACTACGATGTGTTGGCCAGTAACTCTGCAAATGCCGCCGCAACCTCCAACAGTCAGGAT ATTGCGAATCGCATCCGTACGACGGTCCAAGACCTGGGTAAGAGCTGTGTGGAGCTGGTACAGGACGCCGGCAAAGTCCAGGGCGACCCACACGACACATACGCGAGACGCGACCTCCAGGACCATGCCCGCAGCGTCAGTGAGAAGGTGGCCTTTGTTCTAGCAGCATTACAGTCCGGGTCTCGCGGTACCCAGGCCTGTATCAATGCGGCAAGCGCGGTGAGCGGAATCATTGCTGATCTGGACACCACCATTATGTTTGCCACCGCCGGAACTCTGTGTACTGAGGGAGATGACAGTTTCGCCAGCCACAG AGAGGACATCCTGAAAACGGCGAAGGCTTTGGTAGAGGAGACCAAGAAGTTGGTACAGGGCGCCGCATCCGATCAGGAAACGCTCGCCGGGGCCGCTCAACAGGCCGTCAAAACCATCACCAAACTCGCAGATGTCGTCAAACTTGGTGCAGCCTCACTCGGATCTAACCAACCTGAGGCTCAG GTGATGATAATTAACGCGGTGAAGGATGTGGCTTCCGCACTCTCCGATCTGATCAGCGCCACCAAGAACGCCTCCGGCAAAAACGTCTCCGATCCGGCAATGATGACCCTCAAAGAGTCTGCCAAG